A single uncultured Methanolobus sp. DNA region contains:
- a CDS encoding acetolactate synthase large subunit → MTESTEKMTGARALIECLYREGVDTIFGYPGGVLLPIYDELYDADIRHILVRHEQAAAHAAEGYARATGKTGVCIATSGPGATNLVTGIANAYMDSIPMVVFTGQVPSSLLGNDAFQEANITGITMPITKHNYLVQDANELPKVIKEAFHIASTGRPGPVLVDLPKDITVQEIDFYYPDKVDLRGYKPTYQGNLQQVKRAASAIKESKNPVIYAGGGVISSDASKELRELAEKIKAPVTTTLTGMGGFPVEHELFLGMPGMHGTKYANYAIQESDLLIAVGARFDDRVTGKLKAFASNAKIIHIDIDPAEISKNVKVDIPIVGDAKWILQKLLKYAEPAQSEKWLDRIAHWKKVHPLHYIEPATGDGIKPQYIIEQITEACKDAIIVTEVGQHQMWAAQYFRFSEPRTFITSGGLGTMGYGFPASIGAKIARPDKVVFDIAGDGSFQMNSQELATAVQENVPVIVAVFNNGYLGMVRQWQELFHNKRYSSTCIQNSVDFVKLAEAYGALGLRATKRDEVRPAIEEAIASGRPTVIDFVVEEEENVSPMVPAGAAINEILDLERKE, encoded by the coding sequence ATGACTGAATCGACGGAAAAAATGACAGGTGCAAGAGCCCTCATCGAGTGCCTGTACAGAGAAGGTGTAGATACTATCTTCGGATATCCCGGCGGTGTACTGCTCCCTATATATGACGAACTTTATGACGCGGACATCCGTCACATACTTGTCCGCCACGAACAGGCTGCTGCCCATGCAGCGGAAGGATATGCAAGAGCAACAGGAAAGACCGGAGTATGCATTGCGACCTCCGGACCTGGTGCAACAAATCTTGTAACCGGAATTGCAAACGCATACATGGACTCCATACCAATGGTGGTTTTCACCGGACAGGTACCTAGCAGTCTTTTAGGCAACGATGCATTCCAGGAAGCAAATATCACAGGCATAACAATGCCAATAACAAAGCACAATTACCTTGTGCAGGATGCAAATGAACTTCCAAAGGTCATCAAGGAAGCATTCCACATAGCATCCACAGGAAGACCCGGACCGGTACTCGTTGACCTTCCAAAGGACATCACAGTACAGGAAATCGATTTTTATTACCCTGACAAAGTTGACCTAAGAGGCTACAAGCCAACATACCAGGGTAACCTGCAACAGGTTAAAAGAGCTGCTTCTGCAATAAAAGAATCAAAGAACCCTGTGATCTACGCAGGTGGTGGTGTCATAAGTTCCGATGCCAGCAAAGAACTGAGAGAGCTTGCAGAGAAAATAAAAGCACCTGTAACAACAACCCTGACAGGCATGGGTGGATTCCCCGTAGAACATGAGCTTTTCCTTGGAATGCCAGGAATGCATGGCACCAAATATGCAAACTATGCCATACAGGAATCTGATCTCCTCATCGCAGTAGGAGCAAGATTCGACGACAGGGTAACCGGCAAGCTCAAAGCTTTTGCATCTAACGCAAAGATCATCCACATAGACATTGACCCGGCAGAGATATCAAAGAATGTCAAGGTCGATATTCCAATTGTAGGCGATGCAAAGTGGATCCTTCAGAAACTGCTGAAATATGCAGAACCTGCACAGTCTGAGAAATGGCTTGACAGGATAGCACACTGGAAGAAAGTACATCCACTTCATTACATCGAACCTGCAACAGGTGACGGAATTAAACCTCAGTACATTATCGAGCAGATAACCGAGGCATGCAAGGATGCTATCATTGTCACTGAAGTCGGACAGCACCAGATGTGGGCTGCACAGTACTTCAGGTTCAGCGAACCAAGGACATTTATCACATCAGGTGGACTTGGAACAATGGGTTACGGATTCCCTGCATCCATTGGTGCAAAAATCGCAAGACCTGATAAGGTTGTCTTTGACATTGCAGGTGACGGTTCATTCCAGATGAACTCACAGGAGCTTGCAACAGCAGTTCAGGAGAATGTACCGGTAATTGTTGCTGTATTCAATAACGGATACCTTGGAATGGTAAGACAGTGGCAGGAGCTTTTCCATAATAAGAGATATTCTTCAACATGCATCCAGAACAGTGTTGACTTTGTAAAGCTTGCTGAAGCATATGGCGCACTGGGACTTAGAGCCACAAAGCGTGATGAAGTACGCCCTGCTATTGAAGAGGCTATTGCATCTGGCAGGCCGACAGTCATTGACTTTGTTGTTGAAGAGGAAGAGAACGTATCACCGATGGTACCGGCAGGTGCTGCGATCAACGAAATACTTGACCTGGAGAGGAAAGAATGA
- the ilvN gene encoding acetolactate synthase small subunit translates to MRHTLAVLVENKYGVLSRVAGMFSRRGYNIDSLTVGVTDDPTISRMTIVVMGDDEVLEQVTKQLNKLIDVIRVTDLKSEESVERELALIKVNSDVTNRSEIMQIADIFRARIIDVASKSMIIEVTGDDGKITAIEQLLKPFGIKEMVRTGKVALRRGQKSS, encoded by the coding sequence ATGAGACACACACTTGCAGTTCTGGTCGAGAACAAATACGGAGTACTCTCAAGAGTCGCAGGAATGTTCTCCAGAAGAGGATATAACATTGACAGTCTTACAGTAGGAGTCACTGATGACCCTACAATTTCCCGCATGACCATTGTTGTCATGGGAGATGATGAAGTACTGGAACAGGTCACAAAGCAGCTTAACAAGCTCATTGATGTGATCAGGGTCACAGACCTTAAATCCGAAGAATCAGTTGAAAGAGAACTGGCTTTGATAAAGGTCAACTCAGACGTGACAAACCGTTCCGAGATCATGCAGATAGCAGACATATTCCGTGCACGCATCATTGATGTTGCTTCAAAATCCATGATCATTGAAGTAACAGGTGACGACGGGAAGATCACTGCGATCGAACAGTTGCTCAAACCATTTGGAATAAAGGAAATGGTAAGAACCGGAAAGGTTGCACTTAGAAGAGGACAGAAGAGTTCTTAA
- a CDS encoding M42 family metallopeptidase, with the protein MEELITKLSNAHGISGSEGNIRTILEEELKPYVDEMRTDKMGNLIAVRKGEGPSIMLAAHMDEIGLMVKYIDDNGFLKFVKIGGWYDPTLHSQRVIVHTTKGQIPGVIGSKPPHVMKPEDRKKPPEAKDMFIDIGAKDKEDAMSMGVIVGTPVSMDREVKKLANGKITGKAFDNRAGCAIMIDAMRQLAEMDIKATIYAVGTVQEEVGLKGARTSAFGLDPDIAIAIDTTIPGDHPGMSKNESSLDTGKGGVITIADAAGRGIIASPQVIKWLIETAEKNEIAYQTDVGDGGTTDATAIHLTREGIPSTVLSVATRYIHSPVEVLDLADLQSCSDLLAKAILTVNDYF; encoded by the coding sequence ATGGAAGAACTAATTACAAAATTATCAAATGCTCATGGAATATCAGGTAGTGAAGGTAATATCAGAACCATTCTTGAAGAAGAGCTCAAGCCTTACGTTGATGAGATGAGAACTGACAAGATGGGAAACCTCATAGCTGTGAGAAAAGGAGAAGGGCCATCAATAATGCTTGCTGCTCACATGGATGAGATCGGCCTGATGGTCAAGTACATTGATGATAATGGTTTCCTCAAATTTGTAAAAATTGGTGGATGGTATGACCCAACTCTCCATAGCCAGAGAGTCATTGTTCATACTACTAAAGGACAAATACCTGGAGTAATCGGTTCCAAACCACCACATGTAATGAAACCTGAGGACAGGAAAAAACCACCTGAAGCAAAAGATATGTTCATTGACATCGGTGCAAAGGACAAAGAAGATGCAATGAGCATGGGAGTGATTGTTGGAACACCCGTTTCAATGGACCGTGAAGTTAAGAAGCTCGCAAATGGCAAGATAACTGGTAAAGCATTCGACAACAGAGCAGGATGCGCAATTATGATCGATGCCATGCGCCAGCTGGCAGAAATGGATATAAAAGCAACTATTTATGCTGTTGGAACCGTGCAGGAAGAAGTGGGCCTTAAAGGTGCGCGCACCTCAGCTTTCGGGCTTGACCCTGACATTGCAATAGCAATTGACACAACCATCCCTGGAGACCATCCTGGCATGAGCAAGAATGAATCCTCTCTTGACACAGGAAAAGGAGGAGTCATAACAATAGCTGATGCGGCTGGAAGAGGAATTATTGCTTCACCACAGGTCATTAAATGGCTCATAGAAACTGCTGAGAAGAATGAGATCGCCTACCAGACAGATGTCGGAGATGGTGGTACAACTGATGCAACAGCCATTCACCTTACAAGAGAAGGAATCCCGTCAACAGTACTCAGCGTTGCAACAAGATACATACACTCACCTGTGGAAGTTCTTGACCTTGCAGACCTGCAGAGCTGTTCTGACCTTTTAGCAAAAGCAATTCTTACTGTGAACGACTATTTCTGA
- a CDS encoding DNA topoisomerase, producing the protein MSIVVFTEKNKAASQIASILSGGHFNRASVETIPVYDFKMNGKEWRIMGLAGHIMGYDFPEQFNNWRECDPVVLLDTPPVKNVTKKPYAAAISLLASGADEVILACDFDREGENIGFEAKEIAEKVASLPVKRARFSSLSASEIKNAFSNLVEPDYNMAMSAEARQILDLKMGAAFTRFMTLSVREKARTKGVISIGPCQTPTCGFVYEREKLIKNFKSKDFWKIEALFNSNGSDFMGVHRAGNIHVKEKADEIFARIKDCKTGIVDKKSVKEALTNPPYPLNTTEFLKRASKFLSVSPEEALETAEQLYLSGFTSYPRTETNKYADDFDFKSKLVAFSSGIYQKYALTILSAGEITCRNGTKDGHDHPPIHPIKAASKDDVERSVRMPNAWKVYDLVVRHFLANLMEPAIFEKTRLEILVGGEIFDVTGSILTNQGWLDVYPFETKNDKLLPLIEEKDEVAVKELKNTKSETTPPKRLTEAELLTLMDKHGIGTKATAPSHIETNKKRGYFETKGKTIAILDTGFTLMDTLDATVPILVQPEIRARIESLIQEVEDGKKSLDDALSEGTDLIKQMYSQLTSSKDAIAARMAGTIVDEQVATDKKNFVGTCPECGRMLHMIKTEKGRFVGCTGYPECKNTYPLPKAGALTVLRSQKCEKGGVAVMKVGSKYNWAVGVGPCFTCDMEKKCFPPEVVGPCPVCNGSIFLITTKDSRFLGCTNRCGHTQSVPKSGRLTILDRLCEHCGWHILRVKEQKQDAVEFCANRKCPGK; encoded by the coding sequence ATGTCTATAGTCGTATTCACGGAAAAGAACAAAGCAGCTTCACAGATAGCAAGTATTCTCAGCGGAGGACACTTTAACAGAGCTTCGGTGGAAACTATTCCTGTATATGACTTTAAGATGAATGGCAAGGAATGGAGGATAATGGGACTTGCAGGTCATATCATGGGTTATGATTTCCCTGAGCAGTTCAACAACTGGCGTGAATGTGACCCGGTTGTTCTTCTGGATACTCCTCCTGTAAAGAATGTTACTAAGAAACCCTATGCTGCTGCAATTTCCCTACTTGCAAGCGGCGCTGATGAAGTTATACTTGCATGCGATTTTGACAGGGAAGGGGAAAATATCGGTTTTGAGGCCAAGGAAATTGCTGAAAAGGTGGCTTCACTCCCTGTAAAAAGGGCCCGTTTCTCATCACTCTCTGCCAGTGAGATCAAAAATGCTTTTTCAAACCTAGTTGAACCGGATTATAATATGGCAATGTCGGCTGAAGCCCGCCAGATTCTTGATCTTAAAATGGGTGCGGCTTTTACCCGTTTTATGACATTGTCCGTAAGGGAGAAAGCCCGTACTAAAGGTGTTATTTCAATAGGTCCATGCCAGACTCCTACATGTGGTTTTGTCTACGAAAGGGAGAAGCTCATTAAGAACTTCAAGTCAAAGGACTTCTGGAAAATAGAGGCTCTTTTCAATTCAAACGGTTCAGATTTCATGGGCGTTCACAGGGCTGGAAACATTCATGTAAAAGAAAAGGCCGATGAGATCTTTGCCCGCATTAAGGATTGTAAGACCGGTATTGTGGATAAGAAAAGTGTAAAAGAGGCTCTTACTAATCCTCCTTATCCTTTAAATACAACTGAGTTCCTCAAACGAGCTTCCAAGTTCTTGAGTGTTAGTCCCGAGGAAGCTCTGGAAACAGCAGAGCAGCTTTACCTTTCAGGATTTACAAGTTATCCGAGAACTGAAACTAACAAGTATGCTGATGATTTTGATTTCAAGTCAAAGCTAGTGGCATTCTCTTCGGGAATCTACCAGAAGTATGCTCTGACAATACTCTCTGCAGGCGAGATCACTTGCCGGAACGGAACAAAGGATGGTCATGACCACCCGCCTATTCATCCAATTAAGGCAGCATCAAAGGATGATGTAGAAAGAAGTGTCCGAATGCCTAATGCGTGGAAAGTCTATGATCTTGTTGTAAGGCATTTTCTGGCGAATCTCATGGAGCCTGCCATCTTTGAGAAAACCAGGCTGGAAATCCTGGTTGGTGGTGAGATATTCGATGTAACTGGTTCAATTCTCACAAATCAGGGCTGGCTTGATGTTTATCCATTTGAAACAAAAAATGATAAGTTGCTGCCATTGATCGAAGAAAAGGACGAGGTTGCTGTAAAGGAACTAAAGAATACAAAATCCGAAACAACGCCTCCTAAACGCCTAACTGAGGCTGAACTTCTGACCTTGATGGATAAGCATGGTATTGGTACCAAAGCTACGGCTCCAAGTCATATTGAGACTAACAAGAAAAGAGGTTATTTTGAGACCAAGGGCAAGACCATCGCAATTCTGGATACTGGTTTTACATTGATGGATACTCTGGATGCAACAGTTCCAATCCTTGTGCAACCTGAGATCAGGGCTCGCATCGAATCTCTCATACAGGAAGTAGAGGATGGGAAAAAATCACTCGATGATGCTCTCTCAGAAGGAACTGATCTGATAAAGCAGATGTATTCCCAGTTGACATCAAGCAAGGATGCGATTGCTGCCAGAATGGCAGGTACAATTGTTGATGAGCAGGTTGCAACGGATAAGAAGAATTTTGTTGGCACATGTCCTGAATGTGGCAGGATGCTGCATATGATCAAGACCGAGAAAGGTCGCTTTGTAGGTTGCACCGGTTATCCTGAATGTAAGAATACCTATCCTCTGCCAAAGGCAGGTGCGCTTACTGTCCTACGTTCACAGAAGTGTGAAAAAGGTGGTGTTGCGGTAATGAAGGTAGGCAGCAAGTATAACTGGGCTGTGGGAGTTGGTCCATGTTTTACCTGTGATATGGAAAAGAAATGCTTCCCTCCTGAGGTTGTAGGTCCGTGTCCTGTTTGTAATGGCTCGATATTCCTGATAACTACAAAGGATTCTCGTTTCCTTGGTTGTACCAACAGGTGCGGGCACACACAATCTGTGCCTAAATCAGGTAGACTTACTATTCTTGACAGGTTGTGTGAACACTGTGGGTGGCATATACTCCGTGTAAAAGAGCAGAAACAGGATGCTGTGGAGTTTTGTGCCAACAGGAAATGTCCGGGGAAGTAG
- a CDS encoding nitroreductase codes for MPEVIDTIFSRRSIRKYKDEAIDDEDIITILEAAKWAPSGLNNQPWKFIVIKDKKTMKELAGCTHYSTIVQSAPLLIAVYLDTETMYNKTKDIQAIGAAIQNMLLACCDLGLGAVWLGEILNQSDKVNLILSCPDSLELMAVIAIGKPAESGKSPSRKELEDIVFSEKYGEKF; via the coding sequence ATGCCTGAAGTAATTGACACGATCTTTTCAAGAAGAAGCATCAGAAAATACAAAGATGAAGCAATAGACGATGAAGATATAATAACCATACTTGAAGCAGCAAAGTGGGCACCCTCGGGACTTAATAACCAGCCATGGAAGTTCATAGTCATCAAAGATAAAAAAACCATGAAAGAGCTTGCAGGCTGCACACATTATTCAACCATAGTTCAGAGTGCACCCCTGCTAATAGCAGTCTACCTTGACACTGAAACGATGTACAACAAAACAAAGGACATACAGGCCATCGGTGCAGCCATACAGAACATGTTACTTGCATGCTGTGACCTTGGACTTGGAGCAGTGTGGCTTGGAGAGATCCTGAACCAGTCAGATAAAGTTAACTTGATTCTAAGTTGTCCTGATTCTCTGGAGCTTATGGCAGTAATTGCAATAGGCAAACCTGCCGAAAGTGGCAAAAGTCCGTCCCGCAAGGAACTTGAAGACATAGTTTTCAGCGAAAAATACGGAGAAAAGTTTTGA
- a CDS encoding PEF-CTERM sorting domain-containing protein — protein sequence MKKILVMLFIAIIAMAGTASAYQAVLYDAAGNNVAANPVLLKPGESIVLSYYASSIIPAEYDEFFEYTVEDISVRAGSPATASASDVTIEFDTAYTPDGFIPGGASYMDTGVITVSLDENAPEGARYYIEVGAGGETVEFQTASRTIETIPEFPTIALPVAAIIGLAFFMQRRKEE from the coding sequence ATGAAGAAAATATTAGTAATGCTTTTTATAGCCATAATAGCTATGGCCGGAACTGCATCTGCCTACCAGGCAGTATTGTATGATGCAGCAGGAAACAACGTTGCAGCAAACCCTGTACTTTTGAAGCCAGGTGAGTCAATAGTACTCAGTTATTACGCTTCATCAATAATCCCAGCTGAATATGATGAATTTTTTGAATATACAGTTGAGGACATTAGTGTAAGAGCAGGATCCCCAGCAACAGCAAGTGCAAGCGATGTAACTATAGAGTTCGATACTGCATACACCCCTGATGGATTCATCCCAGGCGGAGCCAGTTACATGGACACTGGTGTAATAACAGTTTCACTTGATGAAAATGCACCAGAAGGAGCACGCTACTACATAGAAGTAGGCGCAGGTGGAGAAACAGTAGAATTCCAGACAGCTTCAAGAACCATTGAGACTATCCCAGAATTCCCAACAATTGCACTCCCAGTAGCTGCAATAATCGGTCTTGCATTCTTCATGCAGCGCCGCAAGGAAGAGTAA
- the ilvC gene encoding ketol-acid reductoisomerase, translating into MAQMYYDNDADLNLLKGKKIAVMGYGSQGHAQAQNLHDSGLDVTIGLRKGSRRWKQAEEDGLKVMTVAEAAKMADVIQILLPDETQAQVYYNEIEPGLEAGNAIVFSHGFNIHYNQIIPQSDIDVYMVAPKSPGHLVRRTYVDGAGVPGLVAVYQDATGKAMDLALAHAKGVGCTRAGVYKTSFREETETDLFGEQVDLCGGVASLIKTSFEVLIEAGYQPEMAYFETCHELKLIVDLIHEGGLDKMWYSVSNTAEYGGMTVGPKVINELSREAMYDALERIQNGEFAREFVLEGKANRPVLTAMERQDREHPLEVIGKEIRAKMPWLNSELNEK; encoded by the coding sequence ATGGCACAAATGTATTATGATAACGATGCAGACCTTAATCTGCTTAAAGGTAAAAAGATCGCTGTAATGGGTTATGGAAGCCAGGGACACGCACAGGCTCAGAACCTGCATGACTCAGGACTTGACGTAACTATCGGTCTTAGAAAGGGAAGCAGACGCTGGAAGCAGGCAGAAGAAGACGGCCTTAAGGTCATGACAGTTGCAGAAGCAGCAAAGATGGCAGATGTCATTCAGATCCTCCTCCCTGACGAGACACAGGCACAGGTCTACTACAACGAGATCGAACCAGGACTTGAAGCAGGTAACGCAATCGTATTCTCACACGGATTCAACATCCACTACAACCAGATCATCCCACAGAGCGACATCGATGTCTACATGGTAGCTCCAAAGAGCCCTGGACACCTTGTCAGAAGGACATATGTTGACGGCGCCGGAGTTCCAGGTCTTGTAGCAGTCTATCAGGATGCAACTGGAAAGGCAATGGATCTTGCACTTGCACACGCAAAGGGTGTCGGTTGTACACGTGCAGGAGTTTACAAGACATCATTCCGTGAGGAAACCGAGACTGACCTCTTTGGTGAGCAGGTAGACCTCTGTGGTGGTGTTGCATCACTTATCAAGACTTCCTTTGAAGTACTCATCGAAGCTGGTTACCAGCCAGAGATGGCATACTTTGAGACATGCCACGAGCTTAAGCTCATTGTCGACCTCATTCACGAGGGCGGCCTTGACAAGATGTGGTACTCCGTATCCAACACTGCAGAATACGGCGGAATGACAGTTGGTCCAAAGGTCATCAACGAGCTTTCTAGAGAAGCTATGTACGATGCTCTTGAGAGGATCCAGAACGGTGAGTTCGCACGTGAGTTCGTACTCGAAGGCAAGGCAAACAGACCAGTCCTTACCGCAATGGAGAGACAGGACAGAGAACACCCACTGGAAGTCATCGGCAAAGAGATCAGAGCTAAGATGCCATGGCTTAACAGTGAGCTTAACGAAAAGTAG
- a CDS encoding (R)-citramalate synthase, whose product MILFENVRFLDTTLRDGEQTPGVALTSKDKVAIATKLDELGVNVIEAGSAITSEGERESIRAVVAEGLNAEICSYCRIMKPDVDYALACDVDSIHLVAPVSDLHINVKLKKDREAVRKMAIETTEYAKEHGLIVELSGEDASRADVDFLKSLYNDGVDAGADRLCYCDTVGLLVPEKAELVFSDICAAVKAPVSIHCHNDFGLGTANTIAALRGGAQQAHVTINGIGERAGNTALEEVVMTIEWLYKHKTGINTKELFKTSRLVSRLTGIPVAPNKSLIGGNAFTHEAGIHVHGLLADTSTYEPIKPEVLGRERKIVLGKHAGKSSVTLAVKEMGFEVDDSQLHEILDRVKELGDHGKKVTDADLQTITETVLSIQREAKVILEEYTVVSGNRVTPTASVKLKVDGQEVVEAGIGDGPVDAAFASIKKGISGIADVQLEEYHVDAISGGTDALVEVLVKLSKDGKMVTARGSRTDIVMASVEAVINGINRLI is encoded by the coding sequence ATTATATTATTCGAAAATGTCCGGTTTTTAGACACAACTCTTAGAGACGGCGAACAGACACCAGGCGTAGCGCTTACCAGCAAGGACAAGGTAGCTATTGCTACAAAGCTTGATGAGCTTGGCGTAAATGTCATCGAAGCAGGCTCAGCCATCACTTCAGAAGGTGAACGCGAGTCCATCAGAGCCGTGGTTGCTGAAGGGTTGAACGCAGAGATCTGCAGTTATTGCAGGATCATGAAGCCAGATGTAGATTATGCATTGGCATGCGATGTAGATTCAATCCACCTTGTGGCACCTGTATCAGACTTACACATCAATGTGAAGCTCAAGAAGGACAGGGAAGCTGTCAGGAAGATGGCCATTGAGACCACAGAATATGCAAAGGAACATGGCCTTATTGTAGAACTCAGCGGTGAAGATGCCTCCAGGGCAGATGTTGACTTCCTCAAATCATTATATAATGACGGAGTCGATGCAGGCGCAGACAGATTATGTTATTGCGATACCGTTGGTTTACTTGTACCTGAGAAGGCAGAACTTGTTTTCAGTGACATCTGCGCAGCAGTAAAGGCACCGGTCAGTATTCACTGCCACAACGACTTTGGTCTTGGAACTGCCAATACAATAGCAGCCTTAAGAGGAGGAGCGCAGCAGGCCCATGTGACCATTAATGGAATTGGTGAAAGAGCCGGAAATACTGCACTGGAAGAAGTTGTGATGACCATTGAATGGTTATATAAACACAAAACCGGAATTAACACAAAAGAGCTCTTCAAGACCTCAAGGCTTGTAAGCAGGCTCACAGGTATACCTGTGGCACCTAACAAATCACTCATCGGCGGTAATGCATTTACCCATGAGGCGGGCATCCACGTACATGGATTACTGGCCGATACATCTACATACGAGCCAATAAAGCCCGAGGTACTTGGAAGAGAAAGGAAGATCGTCCTTGGAAAGCATGCAGGCAAGAGCTCCGTGACCCTTGCAGTAAAGGAAATGGGCTTTGAGGTTGATGATTCACAGTTGCACGAGATTCTTGATCGTGTAAAGGAACTGGGAGACCACGGTAAGAAAGTGACTGATGCAGACCTGCAGACTATCACTGAAACTGTCCTTAGCATCCAGAGAGAAGCAAAGGTCATTCTTGAAGAATACACCGTTGTATCGGGTAACAGAGTTACACCTACGGCATCTGTTAAACTCAAAGTTGATGGGCAGGAAGTCGTTGAGGCAGGTATCGGAGACGGACCTGTGGACGCAGCCTTTGCAAGCATCAAGAAGGGCATATCAGGAATTGCCGATGTCCAGCTTGAGGAATATCATGTAGACGCCATCAGCGGTGGAACTGATGCCCTTGTAGAAGTACTTGTGAAGCTCTCAAAGGACGGAAAGATGGTCACCGCCAGAGGTTCAAGGACAGACATAGTAATGGCATCCGTGGAAGCTGTTATTAATGGAATAAACCGCCTCATCTGA